In uncultured Flavobacterium sp., a genomic segment contains:
- a CDS encoding DUF6268 family outer membrane beta-barrel protein — translation MNKTVFYLSQLFLFLLVTISARSQSNISGEFKIDYVPFSNYVRPIDSSKTDAKSNFKRAQLSVEIPLSMKMDQYNHPRLWSIMLQGSYAKMENKDYEVQSLPVELPNGFPNELLNAQIGVKHLRSLSPSWSMLIMASVGVYTDMAEINKDDVLIQGGVLFIKQFNPNLAFGFGPVLTNSFGVPMVLPGIYFNWESKGALHFKVAFPEGLELGYRMSERFDLKTVVELSGMTAEINPANKSMLLGYQQIVAGIRPQLKFGKHWTFEPTAGSTLARSFSTNDRKIKNMFKEKDLANPRFTTTFYAALALKWQF, via the coding sequence ATGAACAAAACAGTTTTTTATCTATCGCAGTTATTTCTTTTTCTATTGGTTACAATTTCCGCAAGATCTCAATCGAACATCTCGGGAGAATTCAAAATAGACTATGTTCCGTTTTCTAATTATGTCCGACCAATTGACAGCTCCAAAACAGACGCCAAAAGCAATTTTAAAAGAGCTCAACTTTCTGTAGAAATTCCACTTTCCATGAAAATGGATCAATACAATCATCCCAGACTTTGGTCGATTATGCTTCAGGGAAGTTATGCCAAAATGGAAAATAAGGATTATGAAGTACAATCGCTTCCTGTAGAATTGCCTAACGGTTTCCCGAATGAACTTTTAAATGCACAAATTGGCGTCAAGCATTTAAGATCACTTTCTCCGTCGTGGTCTATGTTAATAATGGCTTCTGTGGGCGTTTATACTGACATGGCCGAAATCAATAAAGATGACGTGCTTATACAAGGTGGTGTACTTTTTATCAAACAATTTAATCCAAATTTGGCTTTTGGTTTCGGACCGGTTTTAACCAATAGTTTTGGTGTCCCGATGGTACTTCCGGGGATTTATTTTAATTGGGAATCTAAAGGTGCTTTACATTTTAAAGTTGCTTTTCCTGAAGGTCTGGAATTGGGTTATAGAATGTCTGAAAGATTTGACCTGAAAACGGTTGTGGAACTAAGCGGAATGACTGCCGAAATAAATCCTGCAAATAAATCTATGTTACTTGGATATCAACAAATTGTGGCGGGTATAAGACCTCAACTTAAATTTGGTAAACATTGGACATTCGAACCTACAGCAGGAAGTACTCTGGCTCGTTCGTTCTCAACCAATGATCGAAAAATTAAAAATATGTTTAAAGAAAAAGATCTGGCAAACCCACGATTCACTACTACATTTTATGCCGCTTTAGCTCTAAAATGGCAATTCTAG
- a CDS encoding histidine kinase — protein MVFFWCILGVTIWAQLIDGYGTLLAIYQSALILLCSILLAHFLSDVMLPNALRKNKMRLFAIRSVVVVALLSFCLAVVYAVFSDSHTRSQLYPEEEHMNIIQLLWSRFCGSVPAAILICGTACGLRFYQEHNVIERNHAELKQVHLEAQIKILQDQINPHLMFNVLNHIHILMQSNVELASVLLVRFSDILRYQLYECNKEYVSLYLEIKYLKDLIAVEETRWGNELEVKSRWNIEDGQLQIVPLLLVPLIENAFKHVSRLPNQKGYVHLSCDQINKQLIFKIENSYTEQYKIPSKNQGLGLENVKKRLEIQYPEKHQLSINKTDSDFTVEVVLDLK, from the coding sequence TTGGTTTTTTTCTGGTGTATACTTGGTGTTACTATTTGGGCACAATTAATAGATGGTTATGGTACATTGTTAGCTATCTACCAATCAGCTTTAATTTTATTATGCTCTATTCTTTTGGCACATTTTCTTAGTGATGTGATGCTTCCTAATGCATTACGCAAAAACAAAATGAGACTATTTGCGATACGAAGTGTTGTTGTGGTTGCGCTATTATCATTTTGCCTGGCAGTGGTTTATGCAGTTTTTTCAGATTCACACACACGTAGCCAATTATATCCTGAGGAAGAGCATATGAATATTATTCAGCTTTTATGGTCTCGATTTTGCGGAAGTGTTCCTGCTGCAATTTTGATTTGTGGCACTGCTTGCGGACTTCGATTTTATCAGGAACATAATGTGATCGAAAGAAATCATGCCGAATTAAAACAAGTTCACTTAGAAGCACAAATAAAAATCCTGCAAGATCAGATCAATCCGCATTTGATGTTTAATGTACTGAATCATATTCATATTTTGATGCAAAGCAATGTCGAATTAGCATCGGTTTTATTGGTACGGTTTTCGGATATTTTAAGGTATCAATTGTATGAATGCAATAAAGAATATGTTTCATTGTATCTCGAAATTAAATACCTGAAAGATCTAATCGCAGTCGAAGAAACCCGTTGGGGAAATGAATTAGAAGTAAAAAGTAGATGGAACATCGAAGATGGTCAGCTTCAGATTGTGCCGTTACTTTTAGTCCCTTTGATAGAAAATGCCTTTAAACATGTATCAAGACTTCCAAACCAAAAAGGATATGTACACTTATCTTGCGACCAGATAAATAAACAATTGATTTTTAAAATAGAAAATTCATACACAGAACAATATAAAATCCCCTCTAAAAATCAGGGATTAGGACTTGAAAATGTAAAGAAAAGACTGGAGATTCAATATCCCGAAAAACATCAATTAAGTATCAATAAAACAGATTCAGATTTTACGGTGGAAGTTGTCTTAGATTTAAAGTAA
- a CDS encoding LytTR family DNA-binding domain-containing protein: MNMKCLVIDDEPIARNGIVDFVSKIDFLEVVGTCASALEATSYIQEKQVDLLFLDINMPYLSGLEFLESLDNPPLVIFTTAYSEHALDGYRLQVVDYLLKPITFQRFYQASLKAKQWHQMSSPKQNQLDPFLYVRQDEGFQKISWVDILYIEGMQNYAKLHFKDKVLVIHQTMISLEETLPTEIFFRIHKSFLVNITHIDSVSGGRLFVNGQELPISRTRREALLKEVVYKNLLSR, from the coding sequence ATGAACATGAAATGTCTCGTTATTGACGACGAACCAATTGCAAGAAACGGAATTGTAGATTTTGTTTCAAAAATTGATTTTCTTGAAGTTGTTGGCACTTGCGCTTCGGCATTAGAAGCGACGTCATACATTCAGGAAAAACAAGTCGATTTGTTATTTCTCGATATAAATATGCCTTATTTGTCCGGATTAGAGTTTTTAGAATCTCTGGACAATCCACCTTTAGTTATTTTTACGACAGCTTATTCAGAACATGCTTTAGATGGATATCGTTTGCAAGTGGTTGATTATTTGTTAAAACCAATTACGTTTCAGCGTTTTTATCAAGCCTCTTTAAAAGCAAAACAATGGCATCAAATGAGTTCTCCCAAGCAAAATCAGTTAGATCCGTTTCTTTATGTTCGTCAGGACGAAGGATTTCAAAAGATTTCCTGGGTAGATATTTTATATATTGAAGGAATGCAAAATTATGCTAAGCTTCATTTTAAGGATAAAGTTTTGGTGATTCATCAAACCATGATTTCATTAGAAGAAACACTTCCAACGGAAATTTTCTTTAGAATTCACAAATCATTTCTTGTAAATATTACACATATTGATTCCGTTTCCGGCGGACGATTGTTTGTAAACGGACAAGAACTACCTATTTCAAGAACACGTCGCGAAGCATTATTGAAAGAGGTAGTTTATAAAAATCTATTAAGCAGATAG
- a CDS encoding porin family protein, which yields MNMYKLVLLTTIFLVSLFSSKVNAQSPFPIHVGIKGGSNFSELPVTDGFSSKYAAGYFVGAMARFDFKRFYIQNEILYSEKSSKIENTSITGSKNAKWRSLEMPLLIGYKIIDVSTLNVRVFGGGVYSYVLDENISSLNQLKDSYTKFNKSNIGYQVGAGVEMWKFTLDFTYQGGLNNISKEFSSKTNSFNVSVGYFFL from the coding sequence AACATGTACAAATTAGTATTACTGACTACTATTTTCTTAGTAAGTTTATTTTCTTCAAAAGTTAATGCCCAATCTCCATTTCCAATTCATGTTGGTATCAAAGGAGGTTCTAATTTTTCTGAACTGCCGGTCACAGATGGCTTTAGTTCAAAATATGCGGCAGGTTATTTTGTCGGAGCAATGGCGCGATTCGATTTTAAAAGATTCTATATTCAAAATGAAATCTTGTATAGCGAGAAGTCTTCAAAAATAGAAAACACTTCTATAACAGGATCTAAAAATGCAAAATGGAGAAGCCTCGAAATGCCTTTGCTGATTGGTTATAAAATAATTGATGTTTCGACCCTAAATGTGAGAGTTTTTGGTGGAGGAGTTTATTCGTATGTTCTCGATGAAAATATTTCGTCATTAAATCAACTTAAAGACTCCTACACGAAATTTAACAAATCTAACATTGGCTATCAGGTTGGCGCAGGAGTCGAAATGTGGAAATTTACCTTAGATTTCACTTATCAAGGGGGATTAAATAATATCAGTAAAGAGTTTAGTTCTAAAACAAATTCCTTTAATGTAAGTGTTGGATATTTTTTCTTGTAA
- a CDS encoding MATE family efflux transporter yields MNLKQYTKEFSYNLRLAYPIILGMVGHTLIGIVDNIMVGKLGSTELAAVSLGNSMIFIAMSLGIGFSTAITPIVAEGDAEKNDSKIRSAFHHGLFLCIILGLLLFGIIVLAKPIMELLQQPADVIALAKPYLDWVAFSLIPLIMYQGYKQFADGMSMTKYSMYAMIMANVLHVGINYMLIYGIWIFPKMGIVGAALGTVISRIFLVMFMHIMLSRRNDLKQYFKNFSFDEIKKETIKKIISIGFPSAMQMLFEVVLFTASIWLCGNIGKTSQAANQIALSLASMTFMFAMGLSVTSMIRISNQRGLKDYKNLVIVARSIFLLAIIIETVFAILFVAFHEFLPHIFLNMENGGQLLDNSEVISIASKLLLIAAVFQISDGIQVVVLGALRGLQDVKIPMYITFVAYWIIGFPVSYYLGEYTDLKAQGVWIGLLAGLTSAAIFLYIRFHFLTKKLIKNSVSNT; encoded by the coding sequence GTGAATTTAAAGCAGTACACCAAAGAGTTTTCATACAATTTAAGATTAGCATATCCTATTATATTAGGAATGGTTGGACATACTTTAATAGGTATTGTCGATAATATAATGGTTGGTAAATTAGGAAGTACTGAGCTTGCGGCAGTTTCATTAGGAAACAGTATGATTTTTATTGCCATGTCTTTAGGAATTGGTTTCTCGACAGCAATTACTCCAATTGTTGCTGAAGGTGATGCCGAAAAAAACGATTCTAAAATTCGTTCAGCATTTCATCATGGTTTGTTTTTGTGTATCATTTTAGGATTACTGCTTTTTGGAATAATTGTTCTGGCAAAGCCAATAATGGAGTTACTACAACAGCCTGCAGATGTAATTGCACTTGCAAAACCTTATCTTGACTGGGTTGCTTTCTCCTTGATTCCGCTAATTATGTATCAGGGATACAAACAATTTGCAGACGGAATGTCGATGACAAAATATTCGATGTATGCTATGATTATGGCCAATGTGCTGCACGTGGGAATCAATTATATGTTGATTTACGGAATCTGGATTTTTCCAAAAATGGGAATCGTTGGAGCGGCTTTGGGAACGGTAATTTCAAGAATATTTTTGGTAATGTTCATGCACATTATGTTATCCAGAAGAAATGATTTGAAACAATATTTCAAAAACTTCAGTTTTGACGAAATCAAAAAAGAAACCATAAAGAAAATTATAAGTATCGGATTTCCATCGGCAATGCAAATGCTTTTTGAAGTTGTATTGTTTACAGCATCAATCTGGCTTTGCGGTAATATTGGTAAAACCAGTCAGGCAGCCAATCAAATTGCGTTGAGTCTGGCTTCGATGACTTTTATGTTTGCCATGGGATTAAGCGTAACTTCTATGATTAGAATTAGTAATCAAAGAGGATTAAAGGATTATAAAAACCTAGTTATCGTTGCCCGTTCTATTTTTTTACTGGCGATTATAATAGAAACTGTTTTTGCTATTCTATTTGTGGCTTTCCATGAATTTTTGCCTCATATTTTTTTGAACATGGAAAATGGAGGTCAGCTTCTGGATAATAGCGAAGTAATAAGTATTGCCTCAAAATTGCTTTTAATTGCAGCAGTTTTCCAGATTTCTGACGGAATTCAGGTTGTTGTTCTTGGAGCTTTGCGTGGTTTGCAGGATGTCAAGATTCCAATGTATATCACATTTGTTGCCTATTGGATCATTGGTTTTCCGGTTTCTTATTATTTAGGCGAATATACAGATTTGAAAGCGCAGGGAGTCTGGATCGGACTTTTGGCAGGATTAACTTCTGCGGCAATATTTCTATACATTCGTTTTCATTTCCTGACCAAAAAACTAATCAAAAATTCAGTTTCAAATACTTAA